Proteins encoded by one window of Microtus pennsylvanicus isolate mMicPen1 chromosome 18, mMicPen1.hap1, whole genome shotgun sequence:
- the Fam181b gene encoding protein FAM181B, which produces MAVQAALLSSHPFIPFGFGGSAEGLVSAFGSLDKGCCFEDDESGAPAGALLSASEGGDVREATRDLLSFIDSASSNIKLALDKPGKSKRKVNHRKYLQKQIKRCSGLMGTAPPGPPSPSAPDAPAKRPPGAPGAPTVAAPAHCKSTPRREATQAAAAASLQSRSLAALFDSLHQVPGGAEPASGGVTVPVLGAANAAGDGAATSGSSAAPGTRKVPLRARNLPPSFFTEPSRVSGSGGGTGGSGCGCGPSGQGVSLGDLEKGAEAVEFFELLAPDFCAGNESGVLLAAEPLDAFPAGATVLRGPLELESGPFEPPAMVGNLLYPEPWSAPSCPQTKKPPLAGVRGGLTLNEPVRLLYPTALDSPGGEDTTALASFPPFFPDCALPPPHQVSYDYSAGYSRAVYPNLWRPDGVWEGASGEDGAHPD; this is translated from the coding sequence ATGGCGGTGCAGGCTGCGTTGCTCAGCTCGCACCCCTTCATACCCTTCGGTTTCGGAGGTTCCGCGGAAGGGCTGGTGAGCGCCTTCGGAAGTTTGGACAAGGGCTGCTGTTTCGAGGACGATGAGAGCGGGGCGCCCGCGGGAGCACTGCTGTCCGCATCAGAGGGCGGGGACGTTCGCGAGGCCACCCGCGACCTGCTCAGCTTCATAGACTCGGCGTCCAGCAACATCAAGCTGGCGCTGGACAAGCCAGGCAAGTCCAAGAGGAAAGTGAACCACCGCAAGTACCTGCAGAAGCAGATCAAGCGCTGCAGCGGCCTCATGGGCACCGCGCCTCCGGGACCACCATCCCCGAGCGCGCCAGACGCACCAGCTAAGCGGCCGCCAGGAGCCCCGGGAGCCCCAACCGTCGCCGCCCCGGCGCACTGCAAGTCCACCCCGAGGAGGGAGGCGACACAGGCCGCGGCTGCCGCCAGCCTACAGAGCCGAAGCCTGGCTGCCCTTTTCGATTCTCTCCACCAAGTCCCCGGGGGCGCAGAGCCGGCAAGCGGTGGGGTGACCGTGCCGGTCCTCGGGGCAGCGAATGCTGCGGGCGACGGGGCCGCCACCTCGGGGAGCTCAGCGGCCCCGGGCACCAGGAAGGTTCCTCTGCGCGCCCGCAACCTGCCCCCGTCCTTCTTCACTGAGCCGTCCCGGGTGAGTGGCAGCGGTGGAGGCACCGGTGGCAGCGGCTGCGGCTGCGGTCCCTCGGGCCAAGGAGTGAGCCTGGGTGACCTAGAGAAAGGGGCGGAGGCCGTCGAGTTCTTCGAGTTGCTGGCGCCGGACTTCTGCGCTGGTAACGAGTCCGGGGTCTTGCTGGCCGCGGAGCCTCTGGACGCGTTCCCAGCTGGAGCCACAGTCCTACGGGgacccttggagctggagtcggGCCCCTTTGAGCCACCAGCGATGGTAGGGAACCTACTCTATCCTGAGCCGTGGAGCGCCCCGAGCTGTCCTCAGACCAAGAAGCCTCCTCTGGCTGGCGTTCGCGGTGGCCTGACCTTGAATGAGCCTGTGCGCCTCCTGTACCCCACCGCCTTGGACTCTCCAGGTGGGGAGGACACAACAGCTTTGGCCTCTTTCCCCCCCTTCTTCCCAGATTGCGCGCTGCCGCCGCCCCATCAAGTGTCCTATGATTACAGCGCGGGCTACAGCCGCGCGGTTTACCCCAACCTCTGGAGACCCGACGGGGTCTGGGAAGGGGCGTCTGGGGAAGACGGGGCGCATCCAGACTGA